One Panicum virgatum strain AP13 unplaced genomic scaffold, P.virgatum_v5 scaffold_4299, whole genome shotgun sequence genomic region harbors:
- the LOC120694229 gene encoding uncharacterized protein LOC120694229 — protein sequence MDSLRKDSDLYKDMTDMLKKVWKRFIRKHSDNFSAELKLKTNFPCRRQAHENNLCVYYIIENIHSLVGHQKAYSIWQEELYAMRETLIPEERVLAIQEAMCGFIVQEVLDKTREFYYDGMSNIDNRSKYDNIE from the exons ATGGACTCATTGCGGAAAGATTCAGACCTATACAAAGACATGACCGACATGTTAAAAAA GGTTTGGAAGAGATTCATTCGAAAGCATAGTGATAATTTCAGCGCTGAACTTAAATTGAAGACAAACTTTCCG TGTCGAAGGCAAGCACACGAAAATAATTTATGCGTATACTATATTATAGAAAACATCCATAGTCTAGTAGGTCACCAGAAGGCGTATAGCATATGGCAAGAGGAA CTCTATGCAATGCGAGAGACACTTATACCAGAGGAAAGAGTTTTGGCGATTCAAGAAGCCATGTGCGGATTTATTGTTCAGGAAGTCCTCGACAAAACAAgagaattctactatgatggaatgtCAAACATAGATAATAGAAGTAAATATGATAATATTGAGTAA